The Microcoleus sp. FACHB-672 sequence CCAAACTTATAAAGAGGGTCAAGACAACGTTGTGATCGTTGGCCCCTTACCGGGTGAGCAATATCAAGAGATTATCTTCCCCGTACTTTCTCCCAATCCGGAAACGGATAAAAATGTCCACTTTGGGAAATACTCCGTTCATGTCGGAGCCAATCGTGGTCGCGGCCAGATTTACCCTACCGGCGACAAGAGCAATAATGCCGTTTTTAACGCTTCTGCTGCCGGCACCGTTGCCAAAATTAATAAACCCGAAGATGGTGGTTATGAAGTAACCATCCAAACCGCAGATGGCAAAACAGTGGTTGACACTGTGCCAGCCGGCCCGGAATTGATCGTTTCTGAAGGACAAGAAGTTGCAGCCGGTGAACTCTTAACTTCTAACCCCAATGTTGGCGGTTTCGGTCAGAGAGACGTTGAAATCGTCTTACAAAGTGCAACCCGAATCAAAGGATTAATGGCCTTCTTTGGGATTGCCACCTTGTCTCAAATTCTGCTCGTCC is a genomic window containing:
- the petA gene encoding cytochrome f, translating into MLLGSYRVVAKSVLIAIATMAIFLAGDLALPQSAAAYPFWAQQTAPETPREATGRIVCANCHLAAKPTLVEIPQSVLPDSVFEAVVKIPYDTSVQQVLGDGSKGGLNVGAVVMLPEGFKIAPEDRIPEEMKEKVEGVYFQTYKEGQDNVVIVGPLPGEQYQEIIFPVLSPNPETDKNVHFGKYSVHVGANRGRGQIYPTGDKSNNAVFNASAAGTVAKINKPEDGGYEVTIQTADGKTVVDTVPAGPELIVSEGQEVAAGELLTSNPNVGGFGQRDVEIVLQSATRIKGLMAFFGIATLSQILLVLKKKQVEKVQAAEMNF